The Aedes albopictus strain Foshan chromosome 2, AalbF5, whole genome shotgun sequence region ATTTCTTGTATTTTATTGTGAGTCGTGTCGATAGCAGCTGATAATCTTATGATGAACTAGAACTAGTGCCCATTGCTCAAGCTGCAGCCATGGAAGACCCGGTGTTTCGAACCAAGTACCGAAAGTACAAGTTCATTGTGAAAAACTGGGAGCGAAAGTTTCGCAAGCAGCACGGCCGGATTCCTTCGAAGGTATTTGAATCTGGCCATTTCGTTTGCTTGAGTTATAGAATGATGGCGAATTCTTTTTCCAGCACGACATTCGGGATTCCACTGTGGACGTTCGAAATGCGTACAAAATGTACTACAAGTTGAAAACTTCACTTCTGGAGGATACCCTTCAGGATGCGCTGCTCGACGATGACGATTTCGACAGTTCGTTGATATCGCAGATGGAGGGTACTTTGTCCCAGGATTGTTCCATCGGTGCGTTTTCCAATTTGAGCGATCTGTCGTCGGCCAATGTTTCGATTAGTGCCCTATTGACGGATCAGATCGATGGTCGGGTAACGGAGTTTGAAGCGGTCGAACAATCCGAGCAGAATGCCAACGCGTGGAATCTACCCCGAAGGAAGGCCGATGTTCCGGAGAAACAGAGAGAGCAACCGGTGAGCAAACCCAAGGCGAAAGCTCCGACAAAGCTCATGATGGAAGCTTCAGCGGTCATACCTAAGCGAAACCCGCGCAAGTCGCTCTCCAGCTTGAGGTTGTCTCAATCGGGGTCATCGTTCAGTTCACCGTCGATGGCTAGCTGGAAGGATTCCCTACCCGATTTGGAGACTCTCCTGTATGAAAAGTCCAAACAATCTGTTGAAGTATCACCGTCTCAAGAGCAATGTTCACAAAAGCAAAGTGCGTCCGGCAACGAGAGCCAGGTGGACTCCAAGGGCTTAGTGAACGAGCTGGATGAACGATGGCTCACCCGACAGGGCATGGATGCCGGGTCTCTGACTCCTGTGAGCAGTGCAAGTGGTCAGGCTAAAAAGTTTGGCCTGAGAAACATCAGTGGAATTTCCGTCTCGGACGTTTCCGCTCCGGTGGACACTTCCAACAGTTTTGGGATATCGTCGCTCAGTATGACCTCGTTTGCAAGTGAAGCGCCAGGATCAGAGCTGGAACAACCAAATCAGACTCAACAGGTTGTTAGCGCTCAGAACACGGCGTACGATCGTGCGATTCAATCCGATTCCGACGGGGTGGTGGAAAACAGCGAGGACGAAGCGACCAGTGCGAATAGTTCTTTCAACACTTCGGGAGCGATTCGACACGTAGCCAAGAAGCGTAAGGTTTTCACCAGCGTCAATTTGAAGCCGGACCCGAAGGTCAATCAGACGGTGGTGGTGGCGGCCAGCGATTTGAAGAAAGATGTACCGATTGAAGTTCCACCGGTCGAAGTTGGCATTGGGGTGGAGAACAAAGACCCGGAAATAAATGGAGACCTTCCCGTAGAAAGTGACGAACCGAAGACTAAACGCGCACGCAAGAAGGCTCCCGCGAAGGCTAAGGCTAAGAAGACGGTTCAACCTAAGAAAGTGAGTACATATTCAAATTGTTTCTACGTTAAATTACACCTAAAAATCTACCTATTTATTCTAGGTCTCTGTTCGCCGTACAACCCGGGGTCGCAAACCGGTCCAATACACCCAGCATGCCGGAAGCGAGGAAGAAACGGGTGATTTCGATCCGGATGATGAGGACAAGGATCCGGACTTCAAAGAACAAACGGAAGAATCGCGTTCATTGCATgacgaagaagaaaaagaacagCAAATGGAACAGACGGTGCCGGAGGATGCGGTGTCAACGGCGAAGCCCGCAAGAAAGACCACCGCAGCAAGGAAGTCCAGAGCGAAACAGCCCGCTGCTTCGGCGGGAGAACGAAGACGGCGTTCCGGCAGCACCAAGAAAAGTCCGTCGGCGCCAAGAATTGGTGGGAATACGGGGAAAGGGAAGAAGCGAATCGCCAAACAACCGGCCGCCAAGGTTGTTCCTTCGAAGGAGGAGGCCGCCAAGGAAGACGGATTTGATGATTACGTACTGGAATTTGGTATTGAAAGCTTGAACAACGCTCCTAGGGTCGACATCAGAGAGTTGATCAAGAGTACCCAGGCGGTGGAGAGTTTTATCCAAGGAGTTCCGGTGAAAGTTGCCAAGAGTAAGAAATTGGACGAAGAAGAGGTGGTTACTGCGAAGGAAGCTGCCTTCAGGAAGAAAGTCGCTGCTGGGAAGCAAAACGAGAACTTTGTTCGATTGGATCTCCGGAAGAAGGTCTTTGCCCGTGGCAAGAAGACGATGAACTTCAGCAAATATAAGAAAAACTTGTGGAAAAAGAAGAAAGCTGCGGCTCTGTGTGGTCCAGACATGGACATGGGAGGTTGCGATGGAGGTGTGCTGACTTGCTTCCAGTGCGGTGGGGTTGGCCACATGGCCAGGCAGTGTAAGGTGAAAGGAGAGCAGTTGCTACCGCTGGATGTAGATGCAACTGAGGAATCGCCGTTTCCAACTTTGGAAGAAGTCGAAAGTATGGCCAAGGCACAATCGCTGGCGGTTCATTCAAACAAAATCGACAAACTTCCGGCTGTGAGCAATCCTCTGTGGAAGTTAGACGACACTGAATCCACCCCAGACCTGGAAGCGGATAGCGAATACGAAGATCTTCCGGAGGAACCCGCTGTACCCACTGAAACAAAACCTAGTTATATTGGTCACGTGATTCCACAGGACTTCCTGAAAAAGTCCGGTATTCTGGAACTCACCGTCAGCAACAAGGATAAAATTGGTCCCCTCTACCAGCTGAACCCGGATGGGTCCCTACCGGCAACTCCGAAGGCAGTGTTCGACGCCCTGAAAATGTTTGGCCACCAGCAGTTCCGCTCTGGACAGGAGCGAGCCGTTATGCGAGTTCTTTGCGGAATGTCCACGCTGGTGACCTTGAGCACCGGGTCGGGAAAATCGTTGTGCTATCAATTGCCGGCCTATCTCTACCGGAAGCACCGGAAGTGTGTCACTCTGGTAATATCGCCGTTGGTATCGTTGATGGAGGACCAGGTACACGGAGTGCCCGATTTCCTGAACGCCCAGTGCTTGCACATGAACCAGTCGCCCAAGTATGACTCTGAAAACGTCCCACATCGTTCGTATCTTAGCCgaatattttttccatctttccGGTAGGGTTCGCGCGAGAACGATGGATGACATCGCAAACGGTGAGTTGGACGTGCTGCTCATTTCGCCGGAAGCGGTCGTGTCCGGCGAGAAGTCGACCGGGTTCGGGTCGTTGTTGCGGCAGCTGCCACCGATTGCGTTCGCCTGTATTGATGAAGCCCATTGCGTGTCCCAGTGGAGTCACAACTTCCGACCGAGCTACCTCATGATATGCCGGGTGAGTACTCTGGGAGGGTTGTGCCGAACAGGTAAGATTGAACAGTtggacttagggccgatttcttcacctcggcttaactcgtaagccaggcttacccatacagttaaacctggcttaacgcttaagccagggtgaagaaatcgccccttagatgTTATTTTGATACATAATGGTAACCGTTATCGACCGTTAAAAGACCGATTACTTGTGGTTCGATAATCAAGCTTATGACTTTCGTTCTCCAGGCTGTCTTCTATCTAGCCCAAAAATTAaggcaattggttcaaaattgactaagttatggcATCAAGGTTCGTCGCTTGACTATTCAATGATGAGATCGTTGAAGTCTTCAGCAATTAATATTGAGGATTTTGTCGGAATGCTTAAGATTACATATATTTTTCCAAAGGCTTTGTCTTTTAACAGATTTTCTTAAATTATAGGCTTCTAttaaagtaacattttttagtcaagtaGACCAGATCGTGTCGAGTATCCGAAACAATCGGTTATTCAATCAGCTTCTCTCAGTGCCAAAGTTATAAGTCTTTCACTCAATCCGCGGTGGTGCAACGCCACCTGGACCTAGTGCTACTCCCTCGGGCAAACCATGTTCGGCGAGTAGTGTAAACCGTTACCATAACGTGTTACAGCGTAGTTTGTTTACGCAGCAGTGCTCAGCTGATAGGTACCAAGGTACTATCAGGGAATCACcaaatagcctagtggttaaggctatggatcgccaatccggagacggcgggttcgattcccgttctcgTCTCCCTGGGCATGCACTTGCCAcataatgtacaaattcatgcaatggcgggcaaagaaatcccttcaattaataactgtgggtggaagtgctcaaaaaacactaagttgaagagaggcagccataaagaagaagaagatcaggaAAAAAAAGGTGCCGTTCTAGTGTTAGTCATACCTATAACCGTGCGCCCCCATTACCTCGTTCACTAGTGCACGGAGTCATAGAGACCTGCAACGCTTTAGGCGACAAACCCTGTGACGAATCCGTTATAGTGGTGATAGTGATAAACgatcgatcaaaaacgatcaaatcttacTTATAGGTATTGCTggctgcaccccaaattggactgacacaatagtgtgcacgcaCCTtaaaagtgtgattgcagcgcagggccacgtcggatcgagttgaggtcttcggtgcacttatccCTTATTATTGTAGGAATAAGTGTACCGAaaacgtcgagacgatccgaggcaaatgtgcacttttatcacactttttaggcgtgtgatagtccaatttgggatgtagtttTGCAATACATGTCAATAACGGATCTCCAACCCACTATCACTGTAGTATAGTACCTCAGGCTCTTTCAGAGCTATAGATGTCTCTTTTGCATCAAACTGCATAGCAACTTAATTCAATTGGTATTGTGAGGAAGATCTGCATGGTAGTGACCATTTCCCAATCTACATCAGGACTAACAACCTTTGCGCTATACCACGGTCAAAGCAGAGGTGGATATACAAAGATGCGGATTGGGCCAGGTTTGAGGAAATTGTTTCTCAGAAGCTTCCCCTAATTGTAGAGTCAACATTCTTGATATCACTGAGGCAATCAACGAGACAGAACTTGAAACGAATCCGAGAACCAAAGGTATCTGTAGGAAGATAAATCAAATATGGTGGAACCAAGAAGTCAAGGAAGTAATTTAGAAGCGGAGAAAAGCCCTAAGAAGGTCAAgaaaaattaatgatgatgaCCCAGCCAAAGCTGAAGCGAAGCAGCGACTCAACGCAGCGAAACATGAAGCTAGTAAAAAAGTGTAAGACGCCAAAGCCAAGTCCTGGGCTGAATACCAGGAAATTTTCACGAGCGACTCGTCAACTTTAGAACTTTGGCAGGGcttttatttatctatttattatTAATATATCAACAGACTTATTGTCCCATTGATGGTTTGTACTTAAAAATAACAACAAAGCTCGGTCAAATAACAGTAAAAAATAATACGTACAACAGAACCAAACAACTACAATACAATTCATTACACTATTCTGGAGGTGAGTTCTTCAATAAAATTACGGCGGATGGTTTGCCTGGGAAGATGGAAGTCAAAACCTGATGCTACTCTATTAAAACAACGTTGCAGGCCAATCATTGCACTGTTTTGTACAAAAATCAGCTTGAAGCATCGTAGCATCACAGATAGAACGGATGCGCAGGAACATTTTCAAATCGTCTGCGAAGCTTAATCGTGGGCCTTTGATAACGTAGTTGACATCGTTGAAATACAGCAGGAAAATTAGGGGACCCAGATGACTCCCTTGAGGTATTCCAGAAGTAGCCTTGAAAGTTTCCGAGAAATGTCCATCAAGTCCAACCGTCAGAAAGCGTTCTGTGAGGTAGGAGTAGAGCCAGCGTAGTGTCTGGCCGCCGATCCCAAGTTTCAAGTTTAGCGATCGTCACAGCATGATTAATCTTGTCAAATGCAGCGCTCAAATCCGTGTAGACCACATCTGTTTGGGCTTGTTCAGCCATGCTGTCCGTAATGTGAGATGTAAGGTTCAAGAGATTGGTGGTAGTGGATCTACCCGAGATGTAACCATGTTGATTTTCACTGATGTACGGCTTGGAATGAGACATCAGTGGTTCCATAACAATAAGCTCGAATAGTTTTGAGATGGCACAGAGAGATGATATTCCTCGGTAATTACTGACATCCTTTCGATCGCCTTTTTTGTGAACGGGAAACACGATAGCTTTCTTCCAGACTGACGGAAAAATTCCGCTAGTTAGGGACAAAGAAAACACCAACCGGATAGGGTCGATTAATTCGTCAATATGCGTTTTTAGGAAAGATGATGGAATACCGTCGGGCCCGGGATTGATGGATGATTTCAATTGCCTGGCTGCTCTCACAATCGTTGTATCATCAACACCAATCGTGGTTAGTACATCACCGTTCAGTGGAACATTACTAGCGGCAAGCATTACCTATATGCTCTTCGGATAGAACCTCCTCACTGAACACGCTAGCAAATTTACTGGCGAAAAGACGACACACATCGTTTCTATCAGAGGCCACTCGACCTTCAAGCGTCATTGTGGAAGGCAACCCAGACTCCTTTCGTTGTTGATTCACATATCACCAGAACGCTTTGGGTTTCGACTTCAGTTTTCGTTGGATGTGTAGCTGATATCTTCTGAAACAGCGCCTGCTAGTGTTCTTATATTCGTTGTTCACCCTCAAGTAATGGTCACGGAGAAGCAGCGTTCGGCGTTTGGAATATAGGGCTGCACGTTTTGTAGTCTTCATTCTGCGGAGCTCTTGAGTTTGCCAAGGTGGGCCACAGGAGAAATGATTTATTTTTGGTACATATCTTTCAAGGGCTTTAACAAGTTGAGTGGAAAAACGTACTTGTGGGCCGGTTTAATTATTGACTTGAAAAGCGAAGAAACTTCTCTTGACTTGGAGTCTGGCGATACTACTATTCTGGATGAAGAACTTTGAATCCATGAACTGTTCCGTGCATCGGAGAGTACTAAAGGACCGTCAGTCGGACCCGATGAAATATGTTATCCCATGCTCAAACATCTACCCTTTCACTGCAAAATGAATTGTCTAAAGGCTTTCAACCACAACTGGAACAGTGGAGAAATCCCCGACTCATGGAAGGAGAGCATCATTATATATTTATACCGATTCCAAAAAATGGCATAACGGAACAAATGGTGCctactgaggaattccacggagtcatgtcagtcgatcctgagcgaccatttcaaaaatatctgaaactttgcacagtttttcaatttcatataaatcgccattttttgatattaaaccttcatattcactcacgactaacttttcaaaagggtgtatgcgaaaatagttctaaaatattctaaaagctgtacagcaaaaacggattgttcgattgttataaattttgcagcaaagttagataactaaatgatgattccttagaaaatatacactgtaaaaaatttatttttctactttgaaaaaatatgatatttgtcacaaaaactcaaatatctcaaaaccctatctttttaccaacttcaattttttaggggaaatggcccattacatcagctatctaccataaaattttggtgatggtaaactgataaacaaaaaagttatgacatttcaaacatttcacaatttttacatttagtaacaaaaaaaaatttttttctgtgtaaattatttcgagaattatattttgatgctgattttattgtaaaggctaccgcctgaattaaacaagttgttttcatgatactttagtttgattattcgtaattactatagtatctatttgaaacttagacgcgatccagtgttgtgatcaaaaatattgagattgtcatactttttattgtacgtgactggtgaaaaaatcccttgatagtgttgaaaagctgttgattataagaaaaatggaattgaatttatttttaagacaaaagctgtataataaaagtttttttatacgcgtatacgtctagtttatccgcaaaaaaatccctcttagagaacagactttatgatcggaagaatgcgagtaacttcaacaacaacaaatgcataagaggtacataccacagacaaacagacgaaacgcctagaacaattttagtgaaaattcatcgcccagttcacactatcaccacctggtggaaatgtttcacgaaacactgcgttgtgcaatatcgtcatcagaaggcgctagtgtgaaacgtcaaacgcaaagaaaaacgatgggcgctcttcttgttatgaaagccacaaccaagattcaaaatgatcgttgaaggcgtggtcaatgaaaatttcgccagtgttacgtttgtttgtctgtatacatacctgacaatgctcacgaaaaaaacaaaaaaatactaccgctatgaatattaaaaattgtatagtattttttttcttcagccaccaacaccaaacaagtaagttaaaattaataagtgattttgtttattataatctaacgaacaagatgaacagtcgctttctcaaaggtcttcaactcaacgctctcttgtagaccgtttgatgaaaaaaaaatgttcaaaagagttacgaaatctcaccgaaagcaccatagataaactgaaagagactggttatgcccaaatgtccacattgtgtacaaaattacgcatttgcacgtcctgccgtctagaatttgacaaacgagccatctgtatatcatcggtaaagcagggcgcaggaagttcgaaaacgacaacaactgagaaattgccatcagcgacatctgtttaaacaatttaattacgccccttttcaaaaatgccctgtaatattcttcaacatctatacccatttcaatatttttaacgttgcaaaacacgctttcaacattcatcttgaagaagagggaaaacacttgtcctcaaatgtaacagcaaattaatgaataaacgactaatgcgcggagggcgtgataaaatcggaacattacggtacatagtatattatattatatgtatatataatatataataaaaaacaacttgttttactcacgcaaggccattaacaataaaatcagcatcaaacttcaatttccggccgaaataatttacactaaaaaaaattattactaaatgtaaaaattgtgaaatgtttgaattgtcataacttttttgtttattttcatggtagattgctaatacaatggaccgttttctctaaaaaatttcgttggtaaaaagatagggttttgagatatttgagtttttgtgacaaaaatgatattttttaatgttaaaaaagatttttttcacagtgtgtattttcttaggaatcgccatttagttatctaactttgctgaacaataaaatcagcatcaaatcgcgattcccggccgaaattatttacacagaaaaattttttttactaaatgtaaaaattgtgaaatttttaaaatgttataacttttttgtttattagtttaccatcaccaaatttttatggtagattgctaatacaatggaccgttttccctaaaaaattcaagttggtaaaaagatagggttttgagatatttgagtttttgtgacaaaaatgatgtttttcattaataaaatagattttttttcacagtgtatattttcttagaaatcaccatttagctatctaactttgctgaaaaattcataacaatcgaacaatccgtttttgctgtgcatatttttgaatatttttgaaccattttcacatacacccttttgaaaagttagtcgtggctctaaataaaaatttgatatcgaaaaatggcgatttagatggaactgaaaaactgtgcaaagtttcagttcaatagaaaatcatgaattaaaaattttccttaattttgatgctgttgcttggaatcgctctactgTTTTAGACCAATATCCCTCACAAGTTGCGTATCTAAATCCTTCGAACGTGTGGTGAACCACCTACTAGTTACGCTTTTGGAGGATCATGGATGCCTCCACAACCGACAATTCGCTTTTAGGAAGGGAAAAGAACCAGCACACTGTTTTTCCGAATATGAAGAAATAAAATCAAATGCGGCCAGCAAGGGGAAACACTGTGAAATTGTAGCCTTCGACATCACCAAAGCCTACGACAAGCAAACGGAGCAAGAGAGCGGTGTGCCGCAAAGATCAGTACTATCCGTAACCCTTTTCCTCTTGGTAATGAACTTAATTTTCCACGTCGCTGTAAAAaacgtccagaaatttctaaacCCCGACGATATTGTAAATGTTGTAACTGGCAAACACATCGGATGTCTGCGGAAACGGCTGCAGAAAGCAGTAGCAGTTGTGGGAAAATGAGCTCATAACATCGGACTTGCAATGTTTACTTCATAATCTGGGACCAGCCATTGCTGCAA contains the following coding sequences:
- the LOC134288444 gene encoding ATP-dependent DNA helicase Q4-like translates to MEDPVFRTKYRKYKFIVKNWERKFRKQHGRIPSKHDIRDSTVDVRNAYKMYYKLKTSLLEDTLQDALLDDDDFDSSLISQMEGTLSQDCSIGAFSNLSDLSSANVSISALLTDQIDGRVTEFEAVEQSEQNANAWNLPRRKADVPEKQREQPVSKPKAKAPTKLMMEASAVIPKRNPRKSLSSLRLSQSGSSFSSPSMASWKDSLPDLETLLYEKSKQSVEVSPSQEQCSQKQSASGNESQVDSKGLVNELDERWLTRQGMDAGSLTPVSSASGQAKKFGLRNISGISVSDVSAPVDTSNSFGISSLSMTSFASEAPGSELEQPNQTQQVVSAQNTAYDRAIQSDSDGVVENSEDEATSANSSFNTSGAIRHVAKKRKVFTSVNLKPDPKVNQTVVVAASDLKKDVPIEVPPVEVGIGVENKDPEINGDLPVESDEPKTKRARKKAPAKAKAKKTVQPKKVSVRRTTRGRKPVQYTQHAGSEEETGDFDPDDEDKDPDFKEQTEESRSLHDEEEKEQQMEQTVPEDAVSTAKPARKTTAARKSRAKQPAASAGERRRRSGSTKKSPSAPRIGGNTGKGKKRIAKQPAAKVVPSKEEAAKEDGFDDYVLEFGIESLNNAPRVDIRELIKSTQAVESFIQGVPVKVAKSKKLDEEEVVTAKEAAFRKKVAAGKQNENFVRLDLRKKVFARGKKTMNFSKYKKNLWKKKKAAALCGPDMDMGGCDGGVLTCFQCGGVGHMARQCKVKGEQLLPLDVDATEESPFPTLEEVESMAKAQSLAVHSNKIDKLPAVSNPLWKLDDTESTPDLEADSEYEDLPEEPAVPTETKPSYIGHVIPQDFLKKSGILELTVSNKDKIGPLYQLNPDGSLPATPKAVFDALKMFGHQQFRSGQERAVMRVLCGMSTLVTLSTGSGKSLCYQLPAYLYRKHRKCVTLVISPLVSLMEDQVHGVPDFLNAQCLHMNQSPKVRARTMDDIANGELDVLLISPEAVVSGEKSTGFGSLLRQLPPIAFACIDEAHCVSQWSHNFRPSYLMICRVLKEKLGVQTILGLTATATVQTRLSIVEHLAVPDGTNGIISDIPLPDNLILTVSKDANRDSALLNLLQSNRFAELHSIIIYCTRRDECERIASFLRTCFQDAQRAAEAKAAASATASRKRKKLNYTAEPYHAGLSSARRQTIQNAFMSGELRIVVATIAFGMGINKADIRAIIHYNMPRNFESYVQEVGRAGRDGGASHCHVFLDNRGKDRNELRRHIYANSIDRHVIRKLLQKIFIPCACVRNFKDEKFSEEHRKQIEALKDISWTDDFEETTQANPSTSAASPVKIKRVCPGHEACFSIESTVQQLDIPEENIETLLCYLELHEQRYIHVLSKAYVMCKVMSYAGPKALRNAAKNCPPLAMAIALELKKGNAEASSTFIEFPVIDVASAIGWDSGVVKFQLKNLEWTIENNTRTRTPISVSFSDLGFRIRAPGDLTDDELDKTLDTLYARVSGQERAQLVQLQCISNALSSVAFQTYLPVSGAQCPDGPSGKLKTIVRQYFQTDISNEEVELMPELDDTPDSQLLNDIRTLIHRYPQNNFSGRAVARIFHGVQSPNYPAVIWFRCQFWRAHTCVDFNRIVRMANAELVRMQT